The Cellulomonas sp. P24 genome contains a region encoding:
- a CDS encoding NAD(P)H-quinone dehydrogenase, with amino-acid sequence MGPVTTPSPVPAPAAPVSGSQPAHVVIVGGGPGGYEAALVARRLGADVTIVEQAGWGGAAVLTDVVPSKTLIATAEWMTLAERAGDLGIDVAADVTAGTSPQVDLAAVNERVLALAAAQSADIRGRLEREGVRAVAGAARLDGPHTVVVQERGSVTGAEEILPADVVLIATGATPRVLPTAVPDGERILTWTQVYNLRSMPERLIVVGSGVTGAEFAGAYRALGSEVVLVSSRDHVLPGEDADAAALLEEVFTARGMEVMARSRAESAVRTADGVEVTLADGRVVRGSHVLMAVGSVPSTRGIGLEEAGVRLRPSGHIEVDRVSRTSVRGIYAAGDCTGVLPLASVAAMQGRTAMSHALGDAVAPMVLRDVAANIFTAPEIATVGYSEVELIDQGVPYVTTKLPLARNPRAKMLGLRDGFVKLFAHPLSGVVLGGVVVAPQASELVFPITLAVSHRMTVDDIAAAFTVYPSLSGSIAEVARMLHRVDEA; translated from the coding sequence ATGGGGCCCGTGACCACTCCTTCTCCCGTCCCGGCGCCCGCCGCCCCGGTGTCGGGCTCGCAGCCTGCGCACGTCGTCATCGTCGGGGGAGGACCTGGAGGGTACGAGGCCGCGCTGGTGGCGCGCCGGCTCGGCGCCGACGTGACGATCGTCGAGCAGGCCGGCTGGGGCGGTGCCGCGGTCCTCACCGACGTGGTGCCGTCGAAGACCCTGATCGCGACCGCCGAGTGGATGACGCTCGCGGAACGTGCCGGCGACCTGGGCATCGACGTGGCTGCCGACGTGACCGCGGGCACCTCGCCCCAGGTCGACCTCGCGGCGGTGAACGAGCGGGTGCTGGCGCTCGCGGCCGCGCAGTCCGCGGACATCCGCGGGCGGCTCGAGCGTGAGGGCGTGCGGGCGGTCGCGGGAGCGGCGCGTCTCGACGGACCCCACACGGTCGTCGTCCAGGAGCGCGGGTCCGTGACGGGGGCCGAGGAGATCCTCCCGGCCGACGTCGTGCTGATCGCCACGGGAGCGACGCCCCGCGTGCTGCCGACCGCCGTCCCGGACGGGGAGCGGATCCTGACCTGGACCCAGGTCTACAACCTGCGGTCGATGCCGGAGCGGCTGATCGTGGTGGGCTCGGGCGTCACAGGAGCCGAGTTCGCCGGCGCCTACCGGGCGCTCGGCTCCGAGGTCGTGCTGGTGTCGAGCCGCGACCACGTGCTCCCCGGGGAGGACGCCGACGCGGCCGCGCTGCTCGAGGAGGTCTTCACCGCGCGGGGGATGGAGGTCATGGCGCGCTCGCGGGCGGAGTCGGCGGTGCGGACCGCCGACGGTGTCGAGGTGACGCTCGCCGACGGGCGGGTGGTGCGAGGCTCCCACGTCCTCATGGCGGTCGGCTCGGTGCCGAGCACGCGGGGGATCGGTCTCGAGGAGGCCGGCGTGCGGTTGCGGCCGTCCGGTCACATCGAGGTCGACCGGGTGTCGCGCACGAGCGTTCGGGGGATCTACGCGGCCGGGGACTGCACCGGCGTGCTCCCGCTCGCCTCGGTCGCCGCGATGCAGGGGCGCACGGCGATGTCGCATGCGCTGGGTGACGCGGTGGCGCCGATGGTGCTGCGTGACGTCGCCGCGAACATCTTCACGGCCCCGGAGATCGCGACGGTGGGCTACAGCGAGGTCGAGCTGATCGACCAGGGCGTCCCGTACGTGACGACGAAGCTGCCGCTGGCCCGCAACCCGCGCGCGAAGATGCTCGGCCTGCGGGACGGCTTCGTCAAGCTGTTCGCCCACCCGCTCTCAGGGGTGGTGCTGGGTGGCGTTGTTGTCGCACCGCAGGCGAGCGAGCTCGTCTTCCCGATCACGCTCGCGGTGTCGCACCGGATGACGGTCGACGACATCGCGGCCGCGTTCACGGTGTACCCGTCGCTCTCGGGGTCGATCGCCGAGGTCGCCCGGATGCTGCACCGCGTCGACGAGGCCTGA
- a CDS encoding endonuclease/exonuclease/phosphatase family protein: MSTDTVDLTSPPDRGVATRLALLAVVTTLVLELIRSSGALLDRAFASGALAAASAAVLTYAAPALLAVVVLVIAGTRTAAGRVSGFPSGRAVLIGTVALGALRLMVQALDGGLRFGLGLATVALGVTVLTLTVAFVAARPNGGHQAALGLTLGLGTSTGLQLALGTWDAYWRHSVLGWAVTVVLVVGAVLLARLIRTEVVGGRPRRLWVLGPYLALAAMILANPAFAASQDGARLAWAGGVLVIAAAVGFLLLLSPTRLTSGFRIASAVLLPLAIVGAFWWHGPWVLVCLVVAQATAAVALATALGSRRSAPPTLSRTGVVSGVIGLGTILPLLGYQLDYDVPLGFPNTWVVVAAAVTVAGAGLRLRTPAPPGGLATGPAGAPSGSGTIRPERVPVTINPLRLLVLPSVALAVVGLWACAPTDAVPATSTNASLRLLDWNLHYGVSPATSVDLEQIARTIEAQHPDVVTLQEVSRGWVMGGGADVGTWLSHRLGMQMVFVPAADRQFGNVILSRSRLSEVLTTALPYGEGPQQRSAISATVTLAGDTPLRVTSVHLQHRSENTATRLSEIAALLAAQPTATPRVIGGDLNAEPGSVEIQTLTGAGWLSALDVAGGAAGARALTSPSDVPVARIDWVLGQQVTFTDAQVLTAPRSSDHLPVVTTVAVAP; encoded by the coding sequence GTGAGCACTGACACGGTCGACCTGACGAGCCCACCGGACCGCGGCGTCGCGACGCGTCTCGCGCTGCTGGCCGTCGTGACCACCCTGGTCCTCGAGCTCATCCGGTCCAGCGGCGCGCTGCTCGACCGGGCGTTCGCCTCCGGAGCGCTCGCCGCAGCGTCCGCAGCCGTCCTGACCTACGCGGCACCGGCCCTGCTCGCGGTCGTGGTCCTGGTCATCGCCGGGACGCGCACCGCCGCCGGACGGGTGTCCGGATTCCCGTCGGGACGTGCGGTGCTGATCGGGACCGTCGCCCTCGGCGCGCTCCGGCTCATGGTCCAGGCCCTCGACGGCGGACTCCGCTTCGGGCTCGGGCTCGCGACCGTCGCCCTCGGCGTCACCGTCCTGACGCTCACGGTGGCCTTCGTCGCCGCCCGCCCGAACGGCGGGCACCAGGCGGCGCTCGGGCTGACACTCGGCCTCGGGACGAGCACCGGCCTGCAGCTCGCCCTCGGGACCTGGGACGCGTACTGGCGCCACAGCGTGCTCGGCTGGGCCGTCACGGTCGTGCTCGTGGTCGGGGCGGTGCTGCTCGCACGGCTGATCCGCACGGAGGTCGTGGGCGGACGCCCGCGTCGCCTGTGGGTGCTCGGTCCGTATCTCGCGCTTGCGGCGATGATCCTGGCCAACCCGGCCTTCGCCGCCTCCCAGGACGGCGCCCGGCTCGCGTGGGCAGGCGGGGTCCTCGTCATTGCCGCCGCCGTCGGCTTCCTGCTGCTGCTCTCGCCGACGCGGCTCACGTCCGGTTTCCGCATCGCGAGCGCGGTCCTGCTGCCGCTCGCGATCGTCGGTGCGTTCTGGTGGCACGGGCCCTGGGTGCTCGTCTGCCTGGTCGTCGCCCAGGCGACCGCGGCCGTCGCCCTCGCGACAGCGCTGGGGAGTCGACGCTCGGCTCCGCCGACGCTCTCGCGGACCGGCGTGGTCAGCGGCGTGATCGGCCTCGGGACGATCCTCCCGCTGCTCGGCTACCAGCTCGACTACGACGTCCCGCTCGGCTTCCCGAACACCTGGGTCGTCGTGGCTGCTGCGGTCACGGTCGCCGGTGCGGGGCTACGGCTCCGCACGCCGGCACCGCCCGGCGGCCTGGCGACCGGTCCCGCGGGGGCACCGTCCGGCTCCGGCACGATCCGGCCCGAGCGGGTCCCGGTCACGATCAACCCGCTCCGCCTGCTCGTCCTCCCGTCGGTCGCGCTCGCCGTGGTGGGGCTGTGGGCCTGCGCGCCGACGGACGCCGTACCGGCCACGAGCACGAACGCCTCGCTGCGACTCCTCGACTGGAACCTGCACTACGGGGTCTCCCCCGCGACATCGGTCGACCTCGAGCAGATCGCCCGCACGATCGAGGCGCAGCACCCGGACGTCGTCACCCTGCAGGAGGTCTCCCGCGGGTGGGTCATGGGCGGCGGCGCGGACGTCGGCACCTGGCTGTCCCACCGGCTCGGCATGCAGATGGTCTTCGTCCCGGCAGCCGACCGGCAGTTCGGGAACGTCATCCTCTCCCGGTCGAGGCTCTCCGAGGTCCTGACCACGGCCCTGCCGTACGGCGAGGGCCCGCAGCAGCGATCGGCGATCTCGGCGACCGTGACGCTCGCCGGCGACACCCCGCTGCGGGTCACGTCGGTGCACCTGCAGCACCGTTCGGAGAACACCGCGACCCGGTTGTCGGAGATCGCCGCGCTGCTCGCCGCCCAGCCCACCGCCACGCCACGCGTGATCGGCGGCGACCTCAACGCCGAGCCGGGATCGGTCGAGATCCAGACCCTCACCGGAGCCGGGTGGTTGAGCGCGCTCGACGTCGCCGGAGGCGCCGCCGGTGCCCGTGCGCTGACCTCACCGAGCGACGTGCCCGTGGCGCGGATCGACTGGGTGCTCGGGCAGCAGGTGACGTTCACCGATGCGCAGGTCCTCACTGCCCCGCGCTCCTCCGACCACCTCCCGGTCGTCACGACGGTCGCCGTCGCCCCCTGA
- the efeB gene encoding iron uptake transporter deferrochelatase/peroxidase subunit has translation MTAHRPTTDRSSGGLTRRTVLGAGLAAAGLSGAFAGGLATARTAPAATAGSDVVPFRGRHQAGIVTPTQEHLHLASWDVTTSSRTALVALLRAWTVAADRLTRGLPAGGGPGLDDAPPADTGEAVDLPPARLTLTFGFGATLFETADGRDRFGLAGRRPAALVDLPHFAGDALEESRCGGDLMVQACADDPQVAVHAIRNLARIAFGTAAVRWSQLGYGRASSTSTSQPTPRNLFGFKDGTANLTAEQDDALAAHVWVPGATGTTGTTGTGAGAGDWMADGSYLVARRIRMQIETWDRTSLRTQERSVGRSKQEGAPLSGGTERTEPDLAATGPDGTPLVPVDSHVALAHPSRHDGVRMLRRGYSYTDGSDGLGHLDAGLVFLAYVRDPRTHYIPMQTALARDDALSEYLRHTGSSLWAVPRGIPEDADLAGPNGAFIGEGLLA, from the coding sequence ATGACGGCGCACCGGCCCACGACCGACCGGAGCAGCGGAGGTCTCACCCGTCGCACGGTGCTCGGTGCCGGCCTCGCCGCCGCTGGACTCTCCGGAGCCTTCGCCGGTGGCCTCGCGACGGCTCGCACGGCCCCGGCCGCGACCGCCGGCAGCGACGTCGTGCCCTTCCGGGGACGTCACCAGGCCGGCATCGTCACCCCGACGCAGGAGCACCTGCACCTCGCGAGCTGGGACGTCACGACGTCGAGCCGCACCGCGCTCGTCGCGCTGCTGCGTGCCTGGACGGTCGCGGCGGACCGCCTGACGCGCGGGCTCCCGGCCGGCGGCGGACCGGGCCTCGACGACGCGCCGCCGGCGGACACCGGCGAGGCCGTCGACCTCCCACCTGCACGCCTGACCCTCACCTTCGGCTTCGGCGCGACGTTGTTCGAGACCGCGGACGGCCGCGACCGGTTCGGGCTCGCCGGCCGCCGCCCGGCCGCCCTCGTGGACCTCCCGCACTTCGCGGGCGACGCCCTCGAGGAGAGCCGGTGCGGTGGTGACCTCATGGTCCAGGCCTGCGCCGACGACCCGCAGGTGGCGGTCCACGCGATCCGGAACCTCGCCCGGATCGCCTTCGGCACCGCCGCGGTCCGGTGGAGCCAGCTCGGCTACGGCCGCGCGTCGTCGACCTCGACCTCACAGCCGACGCCACGGAACCTGTTCGGCTTCAAGGACGGCACCGCGAACCTCACGGCGGAGCAGGACGACGCGCTCGCTGCGCACGTCTGGGTCCCCGGCGCCACCGGCACCACCGGCACCACCGGCACAGGCGCGGGCGCGGGCGACTGGATGGCGGACGGCTCGTACCTCGTCGCGCGACGCATCCGGATGCAGATCGAGACCTGGGACCGCACGTCGCTCCGCACGCAGGAGAGATCCGTCGGACGCTCGAAGCAGGAAGGTGCGCCGCTCTCGGGCGGTACCGAGCGCACCGAGCCCGACCTCGCGGCGACGGGACCGGACGGCACACCGCTCGTCCCGGTCGACTCGCACGTCGCCCTCGCCCACCCGAGCCGTCACGACGGGGTCCGGATGCTCCGGCGCGGCTACTCGTACACCGACGGCTCCGACGGCCTCGGCCACCTCGACGCCGGGCTCGTCTTCCTCGCCTACGTGCGCGACCCCCGGACGCACTACATCCCGATGCAGACCGCGCTCGCCCGCGACGACGCACTGTCCGAGTACCTCCGCCACACCGGCTCGAGCCTGTGGGCCGTGCCGCGCGGGATACCCGAGGACGCCGATCTCGCAGGCCCGAACGGCGCGTTCATCGGTGAGGGACTGCTGGCCTGA
- the efeO gene encoding iron uptake system protein EfeO: MTRRPVLVGAALTAVLGGCSAAPAALSADDRTVSVTATDDGCALSPAATAPGVLTFAVTNDGSDVTEFYLLGTDGRTVLGEAENIGPGITRELVVDVQPGSYLASCVPGMSGDGIRSPFTVTAGTAASTPATVDPAIAQARATYLGYVRDQTSQLLDATREFADAYRSGDTARARTLYPTARTPWERVEPVAEAFGDLDPRMDLREADVTDGDDWTGWHRLEKDLWPPTPAANGGVTYTPLTAQERERYLDLLLADTQDLVDRTHADTFSVGVDQIGNGAAALLEEIATGKVTGEEETWSHTDLWDVQANLDGATAAYEALRDLTLARDPELATLVDGRVGDVQAVLDAHRTATGFVPYTDLSSSDVQTLARVVDALGEPLSRLTAAVLAPR; encoded by the coding sequence ATGACGCGGCGGCCGGTCCTCGTCGGCGCCGCGCTCACCGCCGTCCTCGGCGGCTGCTCCGCGGCCCCCGCGGCCCTCTCCGCCGACGACCGCACCGTCTCCGTGACCGCCACGGACGACGGCTGCGCGCTCTCACCCGCTGCCACCGCCCCCGGCGTCCTCACCTTCGCGGTGACCAACGACGGCAGCGACGTGACCGAGTTCTACCTGCTCGGCACCGACGGCCGGACCGTCCTCGGCGAGGCCGAGAACATCGGCCCCGGGATCACCCGCGAGCTCGTCGTGGACGTGCAGCCCGGCTCCTACCTCGCCTCGTGCGTGCCGGGGATGTCGGGCGACGGCATCCGGTCGCCGTTCACCGTGACGGCCGGCACGGCAGCGAGCACGCCGGCCACCGTCGACCCCGCGATCGCCCAGGCACGGGCCACGTACCTCGGCTACGTGCGCGACCAGACCAGCCAGCTGCTCGACGCGACGCGCGAGTTCGCCGACGCGTACCGCTCGGGGGACACGGCGCGCGCGCGGACCCTCTACCCGACCGCGAGAACCCCCTGGGAACGGGTCGAACCCGTCGCCGAGGCGTTCGGCGACCTCGACCCGCGGATGGACCTGCGCGAGGCCGACGTCACGGACGGCGACGACTGGACCGGCTGGCACCGGCTCGAGAAGGACCTCTGGCCGCCGACCCCTGCGGCGAACGGCGGAGTCACGTACACGCCCCTCACGGCGCAGGAGCGCGAGCGGTATCTCGACCTCCTGCTCGCCGACACCCAGGACCTCGTCGACCGGACGCACGCCGACACCTTCAGCGTCGGCGTCGACCAGATCGGCAACGGCGCGGCCGCGCTGCTCGAGGAGATCGCGACCGGAAAGGTCACCGGCGAGGAAGAGACCTGGTCCCACACCGACCTGTGGGACGTCCAGGCGAACCTCGACGGCGCGACAGCCGCCTACGAGGCGCTGCGCGACCTCACGCTCGCCCGGGACCCCGAGCTCGCCACCCTGGTGGACGGCCGCGTCGGCGACGTCCAGGCCGTGCTCGACGCCCACCGCACGGCGACGGGCTTCGTGCCCTACACGGACCTGAGCAGCAGCGACGTCCAGACGCTCGCGCGCGTCGTCGACGCCCTCGGTGAGCCGCTGTCGCGACTGACCGCCGCCGTCCTCGCACCACGATGA
- the efeU gene encoding iron uptake transporter permease EfeU, with protein MIANYLIGLREGLEAALVVGILVAYLVKSDRRSHLPFLWAGVGTAALLSLGFGALLSLGPRTLGFTAQEALGGFLSIAAVALVTWMIFWMGRTARHLRTDLQHRLDSAFAAGPVAVLVVALLAVGREGLETALFLWAAASAAGSNAQPLLGATLGLATAVALGWLIYRGALRLNLRVFFAWTGVFLIVVAAGVLAYGVHDLQEAGLLPGEHALAFDVSAVVPATSWYGSLLTGVLNFSPETSWLQATAWVAYVVPVLTTFVRSVWFAAPRPATTGPVAAQAGAAR; from the coding sequence ATGATCGCCAACTACCTCATCGGCCTGCGCGAAGGCCTCGAAGCCGCCCTCGTCGTCGGGATCCTCGTCGCCTACCTCGTCAAGAGCGACCGCCGGAGCCACCTCCCGTTCCTGTGGGCCGGGGTCGGCACCGCCGCGCTCCTGTCTCTCGGGTTCGGCGCCCTCCTCAGCCTCGGCCCGCGCACCCTCGGGTTCACCGCGCAGGAGGCGCTCGGCGGGTTCCTCTCGATCGCCGCCGTCGCCCTGGTGACCTGGATGATCTTCTGGATGGGGCGCACCGCGCGACACCTCCGGACCGACCTCCAGCACCGCCTCGACAGCGCGTTCGCCGCCGGCCCCGTCGCCGTCCTCGTCGTCGCCCTTCTCGCCGTCGGTCGCGAGGGGCTCGAGACGGCGTTGTTCCTGTGGGCAGCCGCGTCGGCCGCCGGGTCGAACGCCCAGCCGCTGCTCGGCGCGACCCTCGGCCTGGCGACCGCCGTCGCGCTGGGGTGGCTCATCTACCGTGGCGCACTGCGGCTGAACCTCCGCGTCTTCTTCGCGTGGACCGGGGTGTTCCTCATCGTCGTCGCCGCGGGAGTCCTCGCCTACGGCGTGCACGACCTCCAGGAGGCCGGCCTGCTCCCGGGAGAGCACGCCCTCGCCTTCGACGTCTCGGCGGTCGTCCCCGCCACCAGCTGGTACGGCTCGCTCCTGACCGGCGTGCTGAACTTCTCCCCGGAGACCAGCTGGCTCCAGGCCACCGCCTGGGTCGCGTACGTCGTGCCGGTGCTCACGACGTTCGTGCGGTCGGTGTGGTTCGCCGCTCCGCGCCCGGCGACCACCGGACCCGTCGCAGCCCAGGCCGGAGCGGCCCGATGA
- a CDS encoding NUDIX domain-containing protein, with protein sequence MPRSSDGDPTSPHPPVRPPHPGDGWVVCTCGRRHWGLHGAAGLLLARRDAVGRVEAVVMQHRALWSDQGGTWGIPGGARGPDETVRQAALREAAEEAGIDQDAVRVLGDHVLDHGPWSYTTVLAEVAGVVTPRPTDAESLEIAWVDRDDVAGLPLLPAFATAWPGLLERLDGGL encoded by the coding sequence ATGCCTCGCTCCTCGGACGGTGACCCCACGTCCCCGCACCCGCCGGTGCGCCCTCCGCACCCCGGTGACGGCTGGGTCGTGTGCACGTGCGGTCGTCGGCACTGGGGCCTGCACGGAGCCGCCGGGCTGCTCCTCGCGCGGCGCGACGCCGTCGGCCGGGTCGAGGCGGTCGTGATGCAGCACCGTGCGCTGTGGAGCGACCAGGGCGGGACCTGGGGCATCCCGGGTGGTGCGCGGGGACCCGACGAGACCGTCCGGCAGGCGGCGCTGCGCGAGGCCGCGGAGGAGGCGGGGATCGACCAGGACGCGGTCCGCGTGCTCGGCGACCACGTGCTCGACCACGGTCCCTGGAGCTACACCACGGTGCTCGCCGAGGTCGCCGGCGTCGTGACACCGCGGCCGACGGATGCGGAGAGCCTCGAGATCGCCTGGGTCGACCGGGATGACGTCGCCGGTCTCCCTCTTCTCCCGGCGTTCGCGACGGCGTGGCCCGGTCTGCTCGAGAGGCTCGACGGCGGCCTCTGA
- a CDS encoding biotin carboxylase N-terminal domain-containing protein — protein MPVISKVLVANRGEIAVRIVRACRDARIASVAVYADSDRESLHVTLADEGYALDGARAAETYLDIGKLLDVARRSGADAVHPGYGFLAENATFAQAVIDAGLVWIGPPPSAIEALGDKVSARHIAQRAGAPLVAGTPDPVSDASEIHAFAAAHGLPVAIKAAFGGGGRGLRVARTVEEIDSQYDSAVREAVAAFGRGECFVERYLDRPRHVETQCLADEHGTVVVVSTRDCSLQRRHQKLVEEAPAPFLSDAQNAELVASSVAILREAGYVGAGTCEFLVGADGTISFLEVNTRLQVEHPVTEEVSGIDLVREQLRIAAGEPLGYDHVETRGHSFEFRINGEDPSNGFLPAPGRITTLTLPTGPGVRVDTGVVEGDTVSGAFDSMIAKLVVTGATRTQAAERARRALAELEVAGIPTVVPFHRAVIENEAFVPADPDEPFRVHTLWIETEFSDQLAGLTGEPTSGTATTEEPAAMERVVVEVGGKRLEVVIPAGLALGGGRGRPGAVARRPVRRATTRLSAALGTGLTSPMQGTIVKVAVEDGAAVLEGDLVVVLEAMKMEQPLLAHRSGTVRGLAAAVGASISAGTMICEILD, from the coding sequence GTGCCCGTCATCTCGAAGGTCCTCGTCGCCAACCGCGGCGAGATCGCCGTCCGCATCGTCCGTGCCTGCCGTGACGCCCGGATCGCCTCGGTCGCCGTGTACGCCGACTCCGACCGGGAGTCGCTGCACGTCACGCTTGCCGACGAGGGGTACGCCCTCGACGGCGCCCGCGCCGCGGAGACCTACCTCGACATCGGCAAGCTGCTCGACGTGGCCCGGCGTTCCGGCGCCGACGCGGTGCACCCCGGGTACGGCTTCCTCGCGGAGAACGCGACGTTCGCCCAGGCGGTGATCGACGCCGGCCTCGTGTGGATCGGTCCGCCGCCGTCGGCGATCGAGGCGCTCGGCGACAAGGTCAGCGCACGCCACATCGCCCAGCGCGCCGGCGCGCCGCTCGTCGCGGGAACGCCGGACCCGGTGTCCGACGCGAGCGAGATCCACGCGTTCGCGGCCGCTCACGGCCTCCCGGTCGCGATCAAGGCGGCGTTCGGCGGCGGTGGCCGCGGCCTCCGCGTCGCCCGCACCGTCGAGGAGATCGACAGCCAGTACGACTCGGCGGTGCGCGAGGCCGTCGCCGCGTTCGGCCGTGGGGAGTGCTTCGTCGAGCGGTACCTCGACCGGCCGCGGCACGTCGAGACCCAGTGCCTCGCCGACGAGCACGGCACGGTCGTCGTCGTGTCGACCCGCGACTGCTCGCTGCAGCGCCGCCACCAGAAGCTCGTCGAGGAGGCGCCGGCACCGTTCCTGTCGGACGCGCAGAACGCCGAGCTCGTGGCGTCGTCCGTCGCGATCCTGCGCGAAGCCGGCTACGTCGGTGCGGGGACGTGCGAGTTCCTCGTCGGCGCGGACGGCACGATCTCGTTCCTCGAGGTCAACACCCGCCTCCAGGTCGAGCACCCGGTCACCGAGGAGGTCAGCGGCATCGACCTCGTGCGCGAGCAGCTGCGCATCGCCGCCGGCGAGCCGCTCGGGTACGACCACGTCGAGACCCGCGGCCACTCGTTCGAGTTCCGGATCAACGGCGAGGACCCGTCCAACGGCTTCCTGCCTGCGCCGGGCCGCATCACGACCCTCACGTTGCCGACCGGTCCTGGCGTCCGCGTCGACACGGGCGTCGTCGAGGGCGACACGGTGTCGGGCGCGTTCGACTCGATGATCGCGAAGCTCGTCGTCACGGGCGCGACGCGCACGCAGGCCGCCGAGCGGGCACGACGCGCGCTCGCCGAGCTCGAGGTCGCCGGCATCCCGACCGTCGTCCCGTTCCACCGTGCGGTCATCGAGAACGAGGCGTTCGTCCCGGCCGACCCGGACGAGCCCTTCCGGGTGCACACGCTGTGGATCGAGACGGAGTTCTCGGACCAGCTCGCCGGTCTCACCGGGGAGCCGACGTCGGGCACCGCGACCACCGAGGAGCCGGCGGCGATGGAGCGGGTGGTCGTCGAGGTCGGCGGCAAGCGGCTCGAGGTCGTGATCCCTGCGGGGCTGGCGCTCGGCGGTGGGCGCGGGCGCCCCGGTGCCGTCGCGCGGCGGCCGGTACGACGTGCCACGACGCGCCTCAGCGCCGCGCTCGGCACCGGTCTGACGTCCCCGATGCAGGGCACCATCGTCAAGGTCGCGGTCGAGGACGGTGCAGCCGTGCTCGAGGGCGACCTCGTGGTCGTGCTCGAGGCGATGAAGATGGAGCAGCCGCTCCTCGCGCACCGGTCCGGGACGGTGCGCGGGCTCGCTGCCGCCGTCGGGGCGAGCATCAGCGCCGGGACCATGATCTGCGAGATCCTCGACTGA
- a CDS encoding nucleoside triphosphate pyrophosphatase, producing MTRLLLASASPARRATLVSAGIDPLVAVSGVDEDAVLAAAHARFGALAPADAVLVLAQAKVEATARGLSDGTLEATGSTAAVDGILPDTDDESTGVILLGCDSMLELDGVVLGKPLDAIDAVARWQAMRGRTGTLHTGHWLIDDRAVEAGGTRGTLGATSSTIVHFADVSDAEIHAYVGTGEPLAVAGAFTIDGLGGAFITGIEGDHHGVVGLSLPLLRELLGEIGVAITDLWTS from the coding sequence GTGACCCGACTGCTGCTGGCCTCCGCCTCCCCCGCGCGACGCGCGACGCTCGTCTCCGCCGGGATCGACCCGCTCGTCGCGGTCTCCGGCGTGGACGAGGACGCGGTGCTCGCCGCGGCGCACGCACGCTTCGGAGCGCTCGCGCCGGCCGACGCCGTCCTCGTGCTCGCCCAGGCGAAGGTCGAGGCGACCGCCCGCGGGCTGTCCGACGGCACGCTCGAGGCCACCGGGTCGACGGCAGCCGTCGACGGGATCCTCCCGGACACCGACGACGAGTCCACCGGGGTCATCCTGCTCGGCTGCGACTCGATGCTCGAGCTCGACGGCGTCGTCCTCGGGAAGCCGCTCGACGCGATCGACGCCGTCGCGCGCTGGCAGGCGATGCGTGGGCGCACCGGGACCCTGCACACCGGTCACTGGCTGATCGATGACCGTGCCGTCGAGGCCGGCGGGACCCGCGGCACGCTCGGCGCGACCTCCTCCACGATCGTCCACTTCGCCGACGTCTCCGACGCCGAGATCCACGCCTACGTCGGAACCGGGGAGCCGCTCGCGGTCGCCGGCGCCTTCACGATCGACGGTCTCGGCGGTGCGTTCATCACCGGCATCGAGGGGGACCACCACGGCGTCGTCGGGTTGAGCCTGCCGCTGCTCCGGGAGCTGCTCGGCGAGATCGGCGTCGCGATCACCGACCTCTGGACGTCCTGA
- a CDS encoding vitamin K epoxide reductase family protein, producing the protein MPNASRAAQRPAEPSDPDLGAVEDDSAVPTGWRHSNLWIFGVMLVAAALSLLGSLVLSNDAVILAGDKNAALTCNVNAVISCGTVGVSWQAALLGFPNAFLGVAFAPVVMTIALAGMAGVRFPRWFMLGAQVMYTIALGFAYWLFSQSMFVIGALCPWCLLVMLATTISFATLLHANVLQDNLFLPRRLQRRLLEIVRSDVDAYLLVTWIVLLAASILLKYGSRLFA; encoded by the coding sequence ATGCCCAACGCGAGCCGTGCCGCACAGCGCCCTGCAGAACCGTCCGACCCGGACCTGGGGGCCGTGGAGGACGACTCCGCCGTCCCGACGGGCTGGCGTCACTCGAACCTCTGGATCTTCGGCGTGATGCTGGTCGCCGCCGCGCTGAGCCTGCTCGGGTCGCTCGTCCTGTCGAACGACGCGGTGATCCTGGCGGGGGACAAGAACGCCGCGCTGACGTGCAACGTCAACGCGGTGATCTCGTGCGGGACGGTCGGCGTCTCGTGGCAGGCCGCGCTGCTCGGCTTCCCGAACGCGTTCCTCGGGGTGGCGTTCGCCCCGGTCGTGATGACGATCGCGCTGGCCGGGATGGCCGGCGTGCGGTTCCCGCGGTGGTTCATGCTCGGGGCGCAGGTCATGTACACGATCGCCCTCGGCTTCGCCTACTGGCTGTTCTCGCAGTCGATGTTCGTGATCGGCGCGCTGTGCCCGTGGTGCCTGCTCGTGATGCTCGCGACGACCATCTCGTTCGCGACCCTCCTGCACGCGAACGTCCTGCAGGACAACCTCTTCCTCCCGAGGCGGCTGCAGCGTCGCCTCCTGGAGATCGTGCGCAGCGACGTCGACGCGTACCTGCTGGTCACCTGGATCGTGCTGCTCGCAGCGTCGATCCTGCTCAAGTACGGGAGCCGGCTGTTCGCCTGA